The Verrucomicrobium spinosum DSM 4136 = JCM 18804 genome includes a region encoding these proteins:
- a CDS encoding Amuc_1101 family PilM-like pilus complex protein has product MADSSFAVLNLGSQRVGGAVFSKARNGDLVLKAFDFAEMHGDPSVEATRLPQLRVAILELADKLKLKGKTVWYAIPGHSVFTRFVKLPPFDTEKADQIVEFEARQNVPFPINEVIWDYEFIGDEGGSEREVALVAIKADALNDVNDQVESVGIKVAGVDLAPLAAFNAFRYAYPDVEESALIIDLGARSTNLVFVEGSRVFTRNILVGGSTLTGNIGKELGMNFSEAEEQKRSRGYVAPGGAYEPNEDEVVDAMAKIMRNTMTRLHGEIVRTINYYRGQQGGSPPRRFFLCGGGAQAALAVEFFHEKFNLPVEIFNPLRGVQLDSRVNRALAEDNAAGMAELVGLGLRQAGACPVEVELLPDSVSSALDSARRAPFLLMATACLFAALGVGVFYFNRAKQAVDSRLTSADAEYAELDRDDKLIKDYDKQLNLLQGQSGQLEQAVNDRSYWTHLLNVLNSKFENDFIWLTQIEVLKNGGAMTPSLGGATAAAATPPPATLASNATATLPGAEPQYQLRLQGLYRKNDSGQEVVYKYYNDLKTATDLFSAPPAEEKPEVEAGLEEDRYAYTFKFRLPLVKGMKFDK; this is encoded by the coding sequence ATGGCGGATAGCAGTTTTGCAGTTCTCAATCTGGGCTCTCAACGCGTCGGAGGCGCAGTTTTTAGCAAGGCGCGAAACGGTGACTTGGTTCTCAAGGCCTTCGATTTCGCAGAAATGCATGGTGATCCCAGTGTCGAGGCCACCCGCCTTCCACAACTGAGAGTCGCCATCCTGGAACTTGCTGACAAACTCAAATTGAAGGGCAAAACGGTCTGGTATGCTATTCCTGGGCATTCCGTTTTCACACGGTTTGTAAAGCTTCCTCCGTTCGACACGGAAAAGGCGGATCAGATCGTTGAGTTTGAGGCCCGTCAGAACGTGCCTTTCCCTATCAACGAAGTCATCTGGGACTACGAATTCATCGGTGATGAAGGGGGCTCTGAGCGTGAAGTGGCGTTGGTGGCCATCAAGGCCGATGCGCTGAATGACGTGAATGACCAGGTGGAATCTGTAGGCATCAAGGTGGCGGGAGTGGATCTCGCTCCGCTCGCTGCCTTCAACGCCTTCCGCTATGCCTATCCAGATGTTGAAGAGTCTGCCTTGATCATCGATCTGGGCGCTCGCTCCACCAACCTGGTGTTTGTCGAAGGTTCTCGCGTTTTCACCCGCAATATCCTGGTCGGCGGCAGCACTTTGACCGGGAATATTGGCAAAGAACTAGGAATGAACTTCAGTGAAGCCGAGGAGCAGAAACGTTCCCGCGGCTACGTTGCTCCCGGTGGTGCCTATGAGCCCAACGAGGATGAGGTGGTGGATGCGATGGCGAAAATCATGCGCAACACGATGACCCGGCTTCATGGCGAAATCGTGCGTACCATCAATTATTACCGTGGTCAGCAGGGCGGTTCACCACCCCGACGCTTCTTCCTCTGTGGTGGCGGTGCGCAAGCGGCATTGGCCGTGGAGTTCTTCCATGAGAAGTTTAATCTCCCGGTTGAGATCTTTAATCCACTGCGGGGCGTGCAGCTGGACTCCCGGGTGAACCGGGCGCTGGCTGAGGACAATGCCGCAGGGATGGCAGAACTGGTGGGATTGGGGCTGCGTCAAGCTGGGGCCTGCCCCGTGGAAGTGGAGCTTTTGCCGGATTCGGTATCCAGCGCCCTCGATTCCGCCCGTCGAGCCCCGTTCCTCCTCATGGCGACCGCGTGTCTGTTCGCTGCGCTTGGGGTTGGGGTGTTTTACTTCAACCGTGCCAAGCAGGCTGTGGACAGCCGTCTCACTTCTGCCGATGCGGAATACGCCGAACTGGACAGGGACGACAAGCTGATCAAGGACTACGACAAGCAGCTCAACCTTCTTCAGGGACAGAGTGGCCAGCTTGAACAAGCGGTGAACGACCGTAGCTATTGGACCCACCTGCTCAACGTGCTGAACAGCAAGTTCGAGAATGACTTCATCTGGTTGACCCAGATTGAAGTGCTGAAAAACGGTGGAGCGATGACACCCTCACTCGGTGGCGCTACCGCCGCTGCTGCGACGCCTCCGCCCGCGACACTCGCTTCCAATGCGACCGCCACTCTGCCAGGTGCTGAGCCCCAGTACCAGCTGCGCCTTCAGGGGCTCTACCGGAAGAACGACAGTGGTCAAGAGGTGGTTTACAAGTACTACAACGACCTGAAAACCGCCACTGACCTGTTTTCAGCTCCACCCGCGGAAGAGAAGCCCGAGGTTGAGGCCGGTCTAGAAGAGGACCGTTACGCCTACACCTTCAAGTTTCGCCTGCCTCTCGTAAAAGGAATGAAATTCGACAAGTAA
- a CDS encoding Amuc_1100 family pilus-like protein, translating to MNWIKENKSLAAILGVMIAGAVALAALLFMSYTAYNESVEKWKTTSENVKRLKSAKLYPDTTNVAAKEKMVSEYADKVNLLRATLLDPKVQQPVKPISETEFQAKLKDRANTVKRLAEGSQVLLPADFALGFDEYTGSLPRTPEVAADLNVHLDVMEKLVTALIQSGVKSVDLLERTKLPNEKAAVAAPVIAPRATKAKPNSKGKNKTIITAAAAAEPVLDRYPIKLMLTTDQGPFQNLMNTLANPSKLPHFLVVRQLRVENEKLDGPLKSEIRISRDAVSPETSNAPAAAPSGAPAGTQVIVPPKAAPKDAITIMGEEKLKLYLEVDYVRFRPAAEVEEVATPAATAAVTN from the coding sequence ATGAATTGGATCAAAGAAAACAAATCACTGGCGGCCATTTTGGGCGTGATGATAGCCGGGGCTGTAGCCTTGGCGGCACTGCTCTTCATGTCCTATACGGCCTACAACGAATCCGTTGAAAAGTGGAAGACCACCAGCGAGAACGTCAAACGCCTCAAGTCGGCCAAACTTTACCCGGATACCACCAATGTGGCCGCGAAGGAGAAGATGGTGTCTGAGTATGCGGACAAGGTGAACTTGCTGCGCGCGACTCTGCTGGATCCAAAGGTCCAACAACCGGTGAAGCCCATCTCTGAAACGGAGTTCCAGGCCAAGCTTAAAGACCGCGCCAACACCGTGAAACGTCTGGCAGAAGGGTCGCAGGTGCTTCTGCCGGCGGACTTCGCGCTAGGATTCGATGAGTACACCGGTTCTCTTCCCCGGACCCCGGAAGTGGCAGCAGATCTTAACGTCCATCTGGATGTGATGGAAAAGCTTGTCACTGCCCTGATCCAGTCGGGAGTGAAGTCCGTGGATTTGCTGGAGCGCACCAAGCTGCCCAATGAGAAAGCTGCCGTGGCCGCCCCTGTGATTGCACCGAGAGCTACCAAGGCAAAGCCCAACTCCAAGGGGAAGAACAAGACCATCATCACTGCTGCCGCCGCCGCGGAACCTGTGCTGGACCGCTATCCGATCAAGCTCATGCTGACCACGGACCAGGGGCCCTTCCAGAATCTGATGAACACTTTGGCCAATCCCAGCAAGCTGCCCCATTTCCTGGTGGTTCGCCAGTTGCGGGTGGAGAATGAAAAGCTCGACGGTCCACTGAAATCAGAGATTCGCATTTCTCGGGATGCAGTTTCGCCTGAGACCTCAAATGCTCCAGCCGCCGCTCCGAGTGGTGCTCCTGCTGGAACTCAGGTGATCGTGCCCCCCAAGGCCGCACCCAAAGATGCCATCACCATCATGGGTGAGGAGAAACTGAAGCTGTATCTGGAAGTTGACTATGTCCGCTTCCGTCCGGCCGCAGAGGTGGAGGAAGTCGCCACTCCTGCTGCAACCGCCGCTGTCACCAATTGA